In the genome of Dasypus novemcinctus isolate mDasNov1 chromosome 30, mDasNov1.1.hap2, whole genome shotgun sequence, one region contains:
- the LOC131276891 gene encoding vomeronasal type-2 receptor 116-like: MVAAEGREKKKRYDVGTFSELEVDLATCRVPFQLCLMNTLHTCKALAVIHGDTSAMYPLIFIFLLLQLPLSAWRLTDPTCFHRMKPSVFKDGDLIIGGFFPLYTFLTNDGITQPTKEVYLQFQTKNYQYVLALVFAIEEINRNPHLLPNITLGFDLYNSLHSEQRTLENPIIWQSGLGKDIPNYTCRKESKSVAALTGTTWAVSAQIGTLLELYKIPQLAFGLYDPQLSDDGKRSSLYQMAPKDTTLALAMVSVMLHFSWNWVGLVISEDNRGVKFLWDLRAEMDKNGVCAAFLEMIPVTERAYSSKDWQYHFQIRKSSVNVTVIYGDSDSLMGLSFWRWRLLVLGKVWVTTSQWDFTTSERNFLLDSLHGALIFSHHTADMLGFKTFIQTVKPSKYPEDFYLTKLWYISFNCLVSESDCNTLENCPPNASLELLPWWQFDKDMNEGSYNVYNAVYAVAQSLHEILLQRVEIQSVENGFGLVVYPWQLQPFLKNIQLNNPAGDPVYFDDERKLEASYDILNFWNFPEGFGLKVKVGHFDSAVPGDQQLSISEEVIEWATGFSETPKSVCSEKCSPGFRKTFQEGKAACCFLCTPCPENEISNETDMDECVKCAEHEHANSERNHCLQKAVTFLVYGDPLGMALVCTALCFSFLTAVILGVFVKYRETPIVKANNRILSYILLISLKLCFLCSLLFIGCPNTAICILQQITFGIVFTVAVSTVLAKTITVVLAFKVTAPGRRMRQWLVSGAPNVVIPICSLIQMTLCGIWLGTSPPFVDKDAHSEPGYIIIECNKGSAIAFYCVLGYLGCLAFVSFIVAFLARNLPDTFNEAKFLTFSMLVFCSVWVTFLPVYHSTKGKVMAAVEIFSILASSAGLLGCIFAPKCYIIFLRPDRNTHHGLWNKTHSGGNKSS; this comes from the exons GTTCCATTTCAGCTCTGCCTGATGAATACTTTGCACACATGTAAAGCTTTGGCTGTGATTCATGGAGACACTTCTGCGATGTAcccactgatttttattttcctgctccTTCAGCTTCCCCTCTCTGCGTGGCGATTAACTGATCCTACCTGCTTCCACAGAATGAAACCCAGTGTATTTAAGGATGGAGATCTGATTATAGGTggctttttccccctttatacatTTCTAACAAATGATGGGATCACCCAGCCTACAAAGGAAGTCTATTTACA GTTTCAGACCAAGAACTACCAGTATGTTCTGGCCTTGGTTTTTGCTATTGAAGAGATCAACAGGAACCCCCATCTTTTACCCAACATTACTTTGGGATTTGATCTGTACAATTCACTACACAGTGAACAGAGGACATTGGAGAATCCCATCATATGGCAATCAGGGCTGGGCAAGGACATTCCTAATTACACCTGTAGGAAAGAGAGCAAGTCTGTAGCAGCCCTTACAGGAACAACATGGGCAGTTTCTGCCCAGATTGGGACACTGTTGGAACTCTACAAAATTCCACAG CTTGCTTTTGGCCTCTATGACCCACAACTGAGTGATGATGGCAAGCGGTCATCTCTTTATCAGATGGCCCCCAAGGACACAACTCTGGCCCTTGCAATGGTCTCAGTGATGCTCCATTTCAGCTGGAACTGGGTGGGACTAGTCATCTCAGAAGACAATAGAGGTGTGAAGTTTCTATGGGACTTGAGAGCAGAGATGGACAAAAATGGAGTCTGTGCAGCCTTCTTGGAAATGATCCCTGTCACTGAGAGGGCATATTCTTCAAAAGACTGGCAATATCATTTCCAGATCAGAAAATCATCAGTGAATGTGACTGTCATTTACGGTGACTCCGACTCCCTAATGGGATTGAGCTTTTGGAGATGGAGACTCTTAGTTTTAGGGAAAGTTTGGGTTACAACCTCACAGTGGGATTTTACCACCAGTGAGAGAAACTTTTTACTTGACTCACTCCATGGGGCCCTCATTTTTTCACACCACACTGCTGATATGCTTGGTTTCAAAACTTTCATCCAGACAGTTAAACCTTCAAAATACCCGGAAGACTTTTACCTCACTAAATTGTGGTACATCTCTTTTAATTGCTTGGTTTCTGAATCTGACTGTAACACTCTGGAGAATTGTCCTCCCAATGCCTCCTTGGAGTTGCTGCCTTGGTGGCAGTTTGACAAGGACATGAATGAAGGAAGTTATAATGTTTATAATGCAGTGTATGCTGTGGCTCAGAGCCTTCATGAAATTCTTCTTCAACGAGTAGAAATACAGTCAGTGGAAAATGGATTCGGACTGGTGGTTTACCCTTGGCAG CTTCAACCATTTCTAAAGAACATCCAACTTAACAATCCTGCTGGTGACCCAGTGTATTTTGATGATGAAAGGAAATTGGAAGCCAGTTATGACATTCTCaacttttggaattttccagaaggttttggaCTTAAAGttaaagtaggacattttgacTCAGCTGTGCCAGGAGATCAACAATTGTCTATATCTGAGGAGGTGATAGAATGGGCCACAGGATTTTCAGAG ACTCCCAAATCTGTATGCAGTGAGAAGTGTTCTCCTGGATTCAGGAAAACCTTTCAGGAGGGAAAGGCTGCCTGTTGTTTTCTTTGCACCCCCtgcccagagaatgagatttccaatgaGACAG ATATGGATGAGTGTGTGAAGTGTGCAGAACATGAGCATGCAAACAGTGAGAGAAATCACTGCCTCCAAAAAGCTGTGACCTTCCTGGTTTATGGAGACCCTTTGGGGATggctctggtctgcacagctctttgcttctcttttctcactgctgttattcttggggtctttgtgaaatACCGAGAAACTCCCATAGTCAAGGCCAATAAcaggatcctcagctacatcctgctcatctccctcaagctctgcttcctctgctcctTACTCTTCATTGGTTGCCcaaacacagccatctgcatcctccaacaaatcacatttggaattgtgtttactgtggctgtgtccactgttttggccaaaacaatcactgtggttctggcaTTCAAAGTCACTGCTCCAGGGAGAAGAATGAGGCAGTGGCTGGTTTCAGGGGCACCTAACGTTGTTATTCCCATTTGCTCCCTGATCCAGATGACACTCTGTGGCATCTGGCtgggaacctctcccccatttgttgataaagatgcacactctGAGCCTGGTTATATCATCATCGAGTGCAATAAGGGCTCAGCCattgccttctactgtgtcctgggatacctgggctgccTGGCTTTTGTGAGCTTCATTGTAGCTTTCCtggccaggaacctgcctgatacctttaatgaagccaagttcttgaccttcagcatgttggtgttctgcagtgtttgggtcactttcctccctgtctaccacagcaccaaggggaaggtcatggcagctgtggagatcttctccatcttggcctccagtgctggattactaggctgcatctttgccccaaagtgctatattattttcttaaggccagataggaacactcaccatgggTTATGGAATAAAACACATTCTGGGGGAAATAAGTCTTCTTAA